The DNA segment GAGCGGCGCGGACGTGACGCCGCGCTGAACGCTCACCGGCCGTCGCTTTCGGACGAACGTTGCCGGCTCAACCGACGTTGACCTGAATCTGCCGCGGCCGCGCCGCTTCCGCGGTGGGGAGATCGAGGGCCAGCACTCCCTGTTTCAGGGTCGCGCCGATGCGCGTCTGATCGACCTTCTCGCTCAGCTCGAACTGCCGGAAGTAGTTCACCAGTTCGTATTCCCGGTGCAGCATCGATCCCGGCGCGTGTGACGTCGTCTTTCCCTGGATGGTCAGAACACCATCCTCGACGCGGATGTTGAGGCCTTCCTTGGCCACTCCCGGAAGGTCGGCCAGCACCGCCAGGCCGTGCTCCGTCTCGTAGATGTCCACCGGGGGAACCACGTAGCGCTCCTGGGCGCGCGTCCCTTCCTTGCCTGCCTGCACGTCAGTGCTCGTGGCAACCATGTCTTCGGCCATTGTCCTTTCCTCCTGAGTCGTTCTCGTTTCCGAAAGCCTGCCTGCGTGCCGCGGGTCTACTCGTTGCCAACGTTTCTATGCGACGTTGACCTGAATCTGCTGCGGCTTGGCCTCCGTCGCCTTCGGCAGCGTGATACGCAGGATGCCGTCGTTGTAGTTCGCCACCACGCCGGACGAATCCACCTCCACCGGCAACTCCACCGTGCGCTTGAACTGGCCCGCGCCACGCTCGTTGCGGTGGAACGCCTCCGCCTTGACCCCGTTGACCGTGGGCTGCTTCTCGCCGGAAACCGTCAGCGTGTTGCGCACCACCGATACGTTGAGCGACTCGGGATTCACGCCGGGCGTCAGCGCCTCGGCGTACAACGCGTCCTTGTCTTCGTAGACGTTGACCAGTGGATAGCGCCGCCCTGCCCTTCCCGGCAGGAATGCAGTGCGAAACGGCGAGGTCCTCAGGCCGAAGTCCTCGAACGCGCGGTCGATCTCGCGACGAAGCGCGTCCATTCCATTCAACGTGCCCCAATAAGCCATCTGCGAGTCCTCCCTTCACCGAGTTGACCCGAAGATAAGCACGAATTTTGGCGTGTCAATGGGTATCCGGAGACCGTCCCACGCAGAGACGGTTCCGCGAGAACGCGGAGACTCCGGGGTGCGG comes from the Deltaproteobacteria bacterium genome and includes:
- a CDS encoding Hsp20/alpha crystallin family protein, with the translated sequence MAEDMVATSTDVQAGKEGTRAQERYVVPPVDIYETEHGLAVLADLPGVAKEGLNIRVEDGVLTIQGKTTSHAPGSMLHREYELVNYFRQFELSEKVDQTRIGATLKQGVLALDLPTAEAARPRQIQVNVG
- a CDS encoding Hsp20/alpha crystallin family protein, whose product is MDALRREIDRAFEDFGLRTSPFRTAFLPGRAGRRYPLVNVYEDKDALYAEALTPGVNPESLNVSVVRNTLTVSGEKQPTVNGVKAEAFHRNERGAGQFKRTVELPVEVDSSGVVANYNDGILRITLPKATEAKPQQIQVNVA